The Solea senegalensis isolate Sse05_10M linkage group LG9, IFAPA_SoseM_1, whole genome shotgun sequence genome has a segment encoding these proteins:
- the LOC122774994 gene encoding type-4 ice-structuring protein-like — protein MKFSLVAALVVALAVAHGSEAKSLLKQDVQSEVDRVTKLIRDMSASITAATQDMVEKVKVLELTNTAQTYMEDSRTKIQPLVDKVQAEAAKLQEQVKPYIANIEDQMKPLTDDFYAQVQPLTTMMEKFFQQVMDQTKALLPPQ, from the exons ATGAAATTCTCCCTCGTCGCCGCTCTTGTTGTAGCACTGGCCGTTGCTCACG GCTCTGAGGCCAAGTCACTGCTGAAGCAGGACGTCCAGTCCGAGGTGGACAGGGTGACCAAGCTGATCAGAGACATGTCTGCCAGCATCACTGCTGCAACCCAGGACATGGTGGAGAAGGTGAAGGTTCTTGAGTTGACCAACACTGCACA GACTTACATGGAGGACAGCAGGACCAAGATCCAGCCCCTGGTGGACAAAGTCCAGGCTGAAGCCGCCAAGCTCCAGGAGCAGGTCAAGCCCTACATCGCCAACATTGAGGATCAGATGAAGCCTCTGACTGACGACTTCTACGCCCAGGTGCAGCCTCTGACCACCATGATGGAGAAGTTCTTCCAGCAGGTGATGGATCAGACCAAGGCCCTGCTCCCCCCTCAGTAA
- the LOC122774640 gene encoding globoside alpha-1,3-N-acetylgalactosaminyltransferase 1-like, with product MSWIKTEMSFLKIQTAAVILQLCLLLEVMYVFKTCRMLEPSEQTESSHGSAAENINITHEGHLESPDHVKYKQPSIIHGRTDVVTVTPWLAPVVWEGSFNLDLLDAIYKPKNISIAATVFAVGKYTMFLKDFLETAEEHFFVGFTVHMHVFTDKPKEVPQVKMAAGRKLLVHTVPSADRWQEISARRMDIIQKLIEEELQDNTDYIFCLDVDSKFHGHWGTESLGRLVAVIHPGYYKTNRDVLPYERRPSSNAYISPGEGDFYYCGGAYGGQVKDVHQLTKTCSENFKDDTKRGTEATWQEESHLNRYMWINKPTKLLSPEYLWQDFKDKEPEIHIIRFSGVIKNYAAIRPNA from the exons AGTTATGTCTACTACTGGA AGTGATGTATGTCTTCAAGAcctgcag AATGTTGGAACCCTCTGAGCAGACTGAGAGCAGTCATGG atctgctgctgaaaacatcAATATCACCCACGAAGGCCACCTGGAATCTCCTGACCA tgtaaaGTACAAACAGCCCAGCATCATCCATGG TCGTACCGATGTAGTGACGGTGACGCCTTGGTTGGCTCCTGTTGTCTGGGAAGGATCTTTTAATCTGGATCTCTTGGACGCCATCTACAAACCAAAGAACATCAGCATCGCAGCTACTGTGTTCGCTGTGGGAAA GTACACCATGTTCCTGAAGGATTTCCTGGAAACAGCAGAAGAGCACTTCTTTGTAGGTTTCACTGTCCACATGCACGTCTTTACCGACAAGCCAAAGGAAGTGCCCCaagtcaaaatggctgccggcAGAAAG TTGTTGGTGCATACCGTACCCAGTGCCGACCGTTGGCAGGAGATCTCTGCTCGTAGGATGGATATCATCCAGAAATTGATAGAGGAGGAGCTTCAAGATAACACCGACTACATCTTCTGTCTGGATGTGGACTCCAAGTTCCATGGCCACTGGGGGACAGAGTCGTTAGGCAGACTAGTTGCTGTGATTCATCCAG GATACTACAAAACCAATCGTGATGTGTTACCCTATGAGCGGCGGCCGTCCTCCAATGCCTACATCAGTCCTGGGGAGGGTGACTTCTACTACTGTGGAGGGGCATATGGAGGCCAAGTAAAGGACGTACATCAACTCACCAAAACTTGCAGTGAAAACTTCAAGGATGATACGAAAAGAGGCACTGAGGCAACCTGGCAGGAGGAGAGTCACCTGAACAG GTACATGTGGATCAACAAGCCCACTAAGCTTCTATCACCTGAGTACCTCTGGCAGGACTTCAAAGACAAGGAGCCCGAAATTCACATCATCAGGTTCTCTGGAGTCATCAAGAACTACGCTGCGATTCGTCCCAACGCCTAA